From one Sulfurimonas sp. HSL-3221 genomic stretch:
- a CDS encoding efflux RND transporter permease subunit → MLKIIEYFIRNKRLNYVLLLFVLFMGVNAYVSIPKELFPLVTLDRVTISGGYAGSSADNLDKMAVRDIEDALGSIDGIDKIETVIKPGSFAIVLTLQEGANENDALNKAKDAIAKSRQYLPSDMVEPVATLAVHNRPLVSLSLSSDTLTHGELVEAAKEIKTRFARYPNISEVVMYGDSDEEVSVRLDSKAIEALGLSRSAVTSAIANLSYIYPIGNIEQKGDFVFLSTVHGKPDVAAWETTMLGVGGKYVRLGEIARIVIEHPQDTTISTFNGRPNITLNLSKGDNGNAIALSRELVHFAKSLQGDYPQIHFDFYHDTSKPVQSRLETVLSNLMFGLILVFLSMALLINVRIASIVAMGIPFSFAIGIVFIYVLGYSINIVSLLGALIVIGIVVDDAIVVSENIQRHLNEGMERHAAVMTGLREMILPVSLATVTTVVAFLPLFMLSGEISKFIILIPIMVIMILMGSLIESFLFLPLHAEEVLRKQKNMVDWTRIQNGYETILHGLIRYKKSVLALFLITVPLLTFFTVKSMNFQFFPEHDGSFLYVTGKLDINTPIEETAEIARVIERRILAEGERFALKSVSTVTGSRVSMAGDAETGEHVFLVTMELYDMVPDNVFDRYLAPLLNFSFNYDDPEKRRTKHTYELVDDLEALVTPLRQQYVFEELGVREQRAGVVRIDVQVNFSGADEAKTVAAMEQVQSALEKVNGVVSVSNNLEPGMREIRLRVNDYGERLGLSEAEVARTLSAYFLDNRRAMTFNESGVMEIKTRALEKDRLSTLERFQYPLSDGTYVNLGDIVAFESRRDFNQIEKRDGTVVKTVFAKVNKRVTTPSQVLQQIAPVLDAVRKTGVKAELFGEQERNDQLASDMKRAVVVALFLMLITLLFVFPKIKYALIVMSVIPLSILGALVGHKLMGMNLTMPGVIGLLGLAGVVINDGIIMLDFLHGTHDTRAFYERAKMRLRPILITSITTFLGLFTLIFYATGQAVILQPIAVSIGFGLLWGTVLNLLYVPTLYAVINGIGPTTTSQASEQRHATI, encoded by the coding sequence ATGCTGAAAATCATCGAGTATTTTATCCGCAACAAACGGCTCAACTACGTGCTGTTGCTCTTCGTGCTTTTTATGGGCGTCAACGCCTACGTCTCTATCCCCAAAGAGCTCTTCCCGCTGGTGACCCTGGACCGGGTGACAATCAGCGGCGGGTACGCGGGGAGTAGCGCGGATAACCTCGACAAAATGGCCGTGCGCGATATCGAGGATGCGCTCGGCAGTATCGACGGCATCGACAAGATCGAAACCGTCATCAAACCCGGTAGCTTCGCGATCGTCCTGACGCTGCAGGAGGGGGCGAATGAAAACGACGCGCTCAACAAGGCCAAAGACGCCATTGCCAAAAGCCGGCAGTACCTTCCGTCGGACATGGTCGAACCGGTGGCGACGCTGGCGGTGCACAACCGCCCCCTCGTCTCCCTTTCGCTCTCCAGCGATACGCTGACGCACGGAGAGCTGGTCGAGGCGGCCAAGGAGATCAAGACCCGTTTCGCCCGCTATCCGAACATCAGCGAAGTGGTGATGTACGGGGATTCGGACGAAGAGGTCTCCGTCCGACTCGACTCGAAAGCGATCGAAGCCCTCGGGCTCAGCCGCAGCGCCGTGACGTCGGCGATCGCTAATCTTTCGTATATCTATCCCATCGGGAACATCGAACAGAAAGGGGACTTCGTCTTCCTCTCCACCGTCCACGGCAAGCCCGATGTCGCGGCGTGGGAGACGACGATGCTCGGCGTCGGGGGCAAATACGTCCGTCTGGGGGAGATCGCCCGCATCGTGATCGAACACCCCCAGGACACGACGATCTCGACCTTCAACGGCCGCCCCAACATTACGCTCAATCTCTCCAAGGGGGACAACGGCAACGCCATCGCCCTCTCCCGGGAGCTGGTACATTTTGCAAAGAGCCTTCAAGGCGACTATCCGCAGATCCATTTCGACTTCTACCACGACACCTCCAAGCCGGTGCAGAGCCGTCTGGAGACCGTATTGTCGAACCTGATGTTCGGGCTGATTCTCGTTTTCCTCTCCATGGCGCTGCTGATCAATGTCCGCATCGCTTCCATCGTGGCCATGGGGATCCCCTTCTCCTTCGCGATCGGCATCGTCTTTATCTATGTGCTGGGCTACTCCATCAACATCGTCTCGCTGCTCGGTGCGCTCATCGTCATCGGGATCGTCGTCGACGACGCCATCGTCGTCTCCGAGAACATCCAGCGTCACCTCAACGAGGGGATGGAACGGCACGCCGCCGTGATGACGGGACTGCGGGAGATGATCCTGCCGGTCTCCCTGGCGACGGTGACGACCGTCGTCGCCTTTTTGCCGCTCTTTATGCTCAGTGGGGAGATCTCCAAGTTCATCATCCTCATCCCCATCATGGTCATTATGATCTTGATGGGCTCGCTGATCGAGAGCTTCCTCTTTCTGCCGCTGCATGCCGAGGAGGTGCTCAGGAAGCAGAAAAATATGGTCGACTGGACGCGCATCCAGAACGGCTATGAAACGATCCTGCACGGGCTGATCCGGTACAAAAAGAGCGTACTCGCTCTCTTCCTGATCACGGTGCCGCTGCTGACCTTTTTTACGGTCAAGAGCATGAACTTTCAGTTCTTCCCGGAGCATGACGGCTCGTTCCTGTATGTGACGGGGAAACTCGACATCAATACCCCGATCGAGGAGACGGCGGAGATCGCCCGGGTCATCGAGCGGCGCATTCTGGCGGAAGGGGAGCGGTTCGCGCTCAAATCGGTCTCGACGGTCACGGGTTCGCGGGTCTCCATGGCCGGGGACGCGGAAACCGGGGAGCATGTGTTTTTGGTGACGATGGAGCTCTACGACATGGTGCCGGACAACGTTTTCGACCGCTACCTTGCACCGCTGCTGAACTTCTCTTTCAATTATGACGATCCCGAAAAACGGCGGACAAAACACACCTATGAACTCGTTGACGATCTCGAGGCGTTGGTCACGCCGCTGCGGCAGCAGTATGTCTTCGAGGAGCTGGGCGTCCGGGAACAGCGGGCCGGCGTCGTGCGTATCGATGTCCAGGTCAACTTCTCCGGGGCGGACGAAGCGAAGACGGTCGCGGCGATGGAGCAGGTGCAGTCGGCGCTGGAGAAGGTCAATGGGGTCGTTTCCGTCAGCAACAACCTCGAACCGGGGATGCGGGAGATCCGGCTGCGCGTCAACGACTACGGCGAGCGGCTGGGGCTGAGCGAAGCGGAAGTGGCCCGGACACTTTCGGCCTATTTTCTCGACAACCGCAGGGCGATGACTTTCAACGAGAGCGGGGTCATGGAGATCAAGACCCGCGCCCTGGAAAAAGACCGCCTGAGCACGCTGGAGCGGTTCCAGTACCCGCTCTCCGACGGCACCTACGTCAACCTCGGCGATATTGTCGCCTTTGAGAGCCGCCGGGACTTTAACCAGATCGAAAAACGCGACGGCACGGTGGTGAAGACGGTATTTGCGAAGGTCAACAAGCGGGTTACGACCCCGTCGCAGGTGCTGCAGCAGATCGCCCCGGTACTGGACGCGGTGCGCAAAACGGGGGTGAAGGCGGAGCTGTTCGGGGAGCAGGAGCGCAACGATCAGTTGGCATCGGATATGAAGCGTGCCGTCGTCGTCGCCCTCTTCTTGATGTTGATCACCCTGCTGTTCGTCTTCCCTAAGATCAAGTACGCGCTTATTGTCATGTCGGTGATCCCCCTCTCCATTCTCGGGGCGCTGGTGGGCCACAAGCTGATGGGGATGAACCTCACCATGCCGGGGGTCATCGGGCTGCTCGGACTGGCAGGGGTCGTTATCAACGACGGGATCATCATGCTCGATTTCCTGCACGGCACCCACGATACGCGCGCGTTCTACGAAAGGGCGAAGATGCGCCTGCGGCCGATTCTGATTACTTCCATCACGACCTTCCTCGGCCTCTTTACGCTGATCTTTTATGCGACCGGGCAGGCGGTGATCCTGCAGCCTATTGCCGTTTCCATTGGTTTCGGCCTGCTGTGGGGCACGGTGCTGAACCTGCTGTACGTGCCGACGCTCTACGCCGTCATCAACGGCATCGGACCCACCACGACATCACAGGCATCGGAGCAGAGACATGCTACTATTTGA
- a CDS encoding sulfurtransferase yields MRNLMILMALAASLLAMEPVVTGEWLVKHAEDKNLVIVDVSAPEAYEEGHVPGARSASIELWRQGVGKHAEVRSAAALQAQMRRLGIGSDSKVVVYSHHLDNKDLLRATYVLWAMEYAGFKNSALLDGGLPAYTAAGGKLSATATADGSGDFSVATDGGMIATLDEVQASLDKTAMIDSRPAVFYFGAEKQGMLKRAGHISGAHSYFWRYNVTPKNRLKPKAELSAMLEKGLGLKKSAPLIVYCTGGLEASMNYFVVYRVLGFAQAKLYDASMKEWANRDDTPMRVFVWE; encoded by the coding sequence ATGCGTAACCTGATGATTCTGATGGCGCTGGCGGCTTCGCTGCTGGCGATGGAACCGGTCGTAACGGGCGAATGGCTCGTCAAGCATGCGGAGGATAAGAACCTTGTGATCGTAGATGTTTCCGCCCCGGAAGCTTACGAGGAGGGGCACGTCCCCGGCGCGCGTAGTGCCAGCATCGAGCTGTGGCGCCAGGGGGTCGGCAAGCACGCCGAAGTGCGCAGCGCCGCGGCGCTGCAGGCGCAAATGCGCCGTCTGGGGATCGGCAGCGATTCCAAAGTCGTCGTCTACTCCCACCACCTCGATAACAAGGACCTACTGCGCGCGACCTACGTGCTCTGGGCGATGGAGTATGCCGGGTTCAAAAACAGCGCCCTGCTTGACGGCGGCCTTCCCGCCTACACCGCTGCGGGCGGGAAGCTTTCCGCGACGGCGACGGCGGACGGTTCCGGTGACTTTTCCGTCGCGACCGATGGGGGGATGATCGCAACGCTGGATGAGGTACAAGCCTCCCTGGACAAAACGGCGATGATCGACTCGCGCCCGGCGGTTTTCTATTTCGGGGCCGAGAAGCAGGGGATGCTCAAACGCGCCGGGCACATCAGCGGGGCGCACAGCTATTTCTGGCGCTATAACGTGACGCCGAAAAACCGCCTCAAGCCGAAGGCGGAGCTCTCGGCCATGCTGGAAAAGGGGCTGGGGCTGAAGAAGAGCGCGCCGCTCATCGTCTACTGCACCGGCGGGCTGGAGGCGTCGATGAACTACTTCGTCGTGTACCGCGTGCTCGGGTTCGCGCAGGCGAAACTCTACGATGCGTCGATGAAAGAGTGGGCCAACCGCGACGACACGCCGATGCGCGTTTTCGTCTGGGAATAA
- a CDS encoding ATP-binding protein, with the protein MKHWENKAIALLDASLYPIPQELNELDWKESLSPNNKKLSQHLCAFANYAGGGFLVFGVNDISGELVGISKKKAEEILQRLSSLARDTLEPVVSIDHLTVEYKTYPVLIVHIPESKTKPVYVKSSDMMDGTFIRTGGSTRHASRQEIGSLMLHSKTPTFEELYATPVVSKSELLALLEYSSVFELLDKPIPQSFDDILRWLVEEKMIEIAGEDQYYITNLGALVAAHDLRKFDGLRRKTIRVIKYNGTNKVYTEKEKELTKGYAISFEDLLSYLHAMLPQNEIIEKALRRTVVVYPEIALRELVANALIHQDFTVRGAGPMVEIYDDRIEISNPGKLLPSKHVERLIGTTPQSRNELLASHFRRYNICEERGTGFQKTITAIELYGLPPLKLEEGENYFRATMYMPKKFADMTPEERLMACYQHAVIQYLSNNSLTNSSLRERFKMHEKQRSMVSRLIKEGVEKKLIKPKNPESESSKFAEYIPFWG; encoded by the coding sequence ATGAAGCATTGGGAGAATAAAGCAATTGCATTGTTGGACGCAAGTCTCTACCCTATACCACAAGAACTAAATGAATTAGATTGGAAAGAATCTCTTTCACCTAATAATAAAAAACTTTCGCAACATTTATGTGCTTTCGCAAATTATGCAGGGGGTGGATTTTTAGTTTTTGGGGTAAATGATATAAGTGGTGAACTGGTCGGAATATCTAAAAAGAAAGCAGAAGAAATCTTACAGAGGCTTAGTAGTCTGGCGAGAGATACTTTAGAGCCTGTTGTTTCGATCGATCATCTAACAGTTGAATATAAAACTTACCCCGTCTTAATAGTTCACATCCCCGAGTCAAAAACGAAACCAGTATATGTCAAATCATCAGATATGATGGATGGTACTTTTATTAGAACTGGCGGCTCTACTCGTCATGCGTCAAGACAAGAGATTGGTTCATTAATGCTTCATAGTAAAACACCAACTTTTGAAGAGTTGTATGCGACTCCAGTTGTTTCAAAATCTGAATTATTGGCATTACTCGAATACAGCTCGGTTTTTGAACTACTTGATAAACCTATTCCACAATCTTTTGATGATATTTTGCGTTGGCTTGTAGAAGAAAAAATGATTGAAATCGCAGGCGAAGATCAGTATTACATTACCAATCTTGGGGCGTTAGTTGCTGCGCATGATTTGAGAAAATTTGATGGGTTGAGAAGGAAAACTATTCGTGTTATCAAATATAACGGAACGAATAAAGTTTACACAGAAAAAGAAAAAGAGCTAACAAAGGGCTATGCTATTTCCTTCGAAGATCTCCTGTCTTATTTGCATGCGATGCTTCCCCAAAATGAAATTATTGAAAAGGCTTTGAGGAGAACGGTTGTAGTTTATCCTGAAATCGCATTACGAGAACTTGTTGCGAATGCCTTAATTCATCAGGATTTTACTGTTCGTGGAGCCGGACCAATGGTCGAGATCTATGATGATCGTATCGAGATTAGTAATCCAGGCAAGCTGTTGCCTTCAAAACATGTTGAGCGTCTTATTGGCACTACCCCACAATCCAGAAATGAACTTCTTGCATCTCATTTCCGACGTTATAACATTTGTGAAGAGCGAGGTACAGGTTTTCAGAAGACTATTACTGCAATTGAATTGTATGGTTTGCCGCCTCTAAAACTTGAAGAAGGCGAAAACTATTTTAGAGCTACTATGTACATGCCTAAAAAATTTGCAGACATGACTCCTGAAGAAAGGTTGATGGCGTGTTATCAACATGCAGTGATCCAATATTTATCGAATAACTCTCTTACAAATAGTAGTTTGAGAGAGCGCTTTAAAATGCATGAAAAACAACGATCTATGGTTTCACGCCTAATAAAAGAAGGCGTAGAGAAAAAGCTCATTAAGCCAAAAAACCCAGAGAGTGAATCTTCTAAGTTTGCTGAGTATATTCCTTTCTGGGGATAA
- a CDS encoding argininosuccinate synthase domain-containing protein, whose product MSKRKAIALFSGGLDSTLAMKLIIDQGIDVIACNINTGFGATKDRRAHMQNMCDQVGAELRIIDIQSEYLQTVLFDPKHGYGKHFNPCIDCHAKMFEVAKRIMEAEGASFLISGEVLGQRPMSQNKDALIKVLNEANVDGLLLRPMSAKRLAPTIAEEEGWVDRDKLEGILGRSRERQMELAEQFGLEDYESPGGGCLLTDANFAIKIRDYIKFDEQFDVPDIPVLKWGRHFRLPEGAKMVIGRDQEENAKLQEIDNAKFMHIQTVGIPGPHVLLSKDASESDRAFAARSILTYCKTSPEEEYTLDVNGETVTTTPLAARAEAAKYSIL is encoded by the coding sequence ATGTCAAAACGTAAAGCCATCGCGCTTTTCTCCGGCGGGCTCGACTCCACGCTTGCCATGAAGCTCATCATCGACCAGGGGATTGACGTCATCGCCTGCAACATCAACACCGGTTTCGGCGCCACCAAGGACCGCCGCGCGCATATGCAGAACATGTGCGACCAGGTCGGCGCGGAACTGCGCATCATCGATATCCAGAGCGAGTACCTCCAGACGGTCCTTTTCGACCCCAAACACGGCTACGGCAAGCACTTCAACCCCTGCATCGACTGCCATGCGAAAATGTTCGAAGTCGCCAAGCGTATCATGGAAGCGGAAGGCGCAAGCTTCCTCATCAGCGGCGAGGTCCTCGGCCAGCGCCCGATGAGCCAGAACAAAGACGCCCTCATCAAGGTCCTTAACGAAGCCAACGTCGACGGCCTTCTCTTGCGCCCGATGAGCGCCAAGCGCCTGGCGCCGACCATCGCCGAAGAGGAGGGGTGGGTCGACCGCGACAAGCTTGAAGGGATCCTCGGCCGCAGCCGCGAACGCCAGATGGAGCTCGCCGAACAGTTCGGCCTTGAAGATTACGAGAGCCCGGGCGGCGGCTGTCTGCTGACCGATGCCAACTTCGCCATCAAGATCCGCGACTACATCAAGTTTGATGAGCAGTTCGACGTGCCGGACATCCCCGTCCTCAAATGGGGCCGCCACTTCCGCCTGCCCGAGGGCGCCAAGATGGTCATCGGCCGCGACCAGGAGGAGAACGCGAAACTGCAGGAGATCGACAACGCGAAATTCATGCACATCCAGACCGTCGGCATCCCAGGGCCGCACGTGCTGCTGAGCAAAGATGCCAGCGAGAGCGACCGCGCTTTCGCCGCCCGCAGCATCCTCACCTATTGCAAAACCTCGCCGGAAGAGGAATACACTCTCGACGTGAACGGCGAAACCGTTACGACGACCCCTCTGGCCGCCCGCGCCGAGGCAGCAAAATACTCGATCCTCTGA
- a CDS encoding GNAT family N-acetyltransferase: MRIVPVTTPEQAALCASLAETIWREFYTPIIGAEQVAYMLRSLQSADAISMQMQDGYRYTLLYDGETAVGYCATVPEDDALKVSKLYVLQSKRGKGGGRLMLEHCAAEAKAGGFKRLLLTVNRHNPSVAFYEHEGFTNAGPLVQGIGGGFVMDDYVMVRPIR, encoded by the coding sequence ATGCGCATCGTTCCTGTGACCACGCCGGAGCAGGCGGCGCTCTGCGCTTCCCTGGCCGAGACGATCTGGCGGGAGTTCTATACGCCGATCATCGGGGCGGAGCAGGTGGCTTATATGCTGCGCTCCTTGCAGTCCGCCGATGCCATCAGTATGCAGATGCAAGACGGGTACCGCTACACGCTGCTTTATGACGGCGAGACGGCGGTCGGGTACTGCGCCACCGTCCCCGAAGACGATGCGCTCAAGGTGAGCAAACTCTACGTGCTTCAATCGAAGCGGGGAAAAGGCGGGGGGCGCCTGATGCTGGAGCACTGCGCGGCGGAAGCGAAGGCGGGCGGATTCAAACGGCTGCTGCTCACCGTCAACCGCCACAACCCTTCCGTCGCGTTCTACGAGCATGAGGGGTTTACGAATGCCGGCCCCCTGGTCCAGGGGATCGGCGGCGGCTTTGTCATGGATGACTATGTGATGGTCCGCCCCATTCGGTGA
- the dnaG gene encoding DNA primase codes for MISQDSIDGLKSRIDIVDVIGNYVELKKAGVNYKGLCPFHDEKSPSFSVSPSKQFYHCFGCQASGDAIKFVMEYEKLTYPEAIEKLAGQYNYSLAYTQGEPRQQRSQLMEKLNDWYRSLLDKTPTAIQYLRDRGIYESSIEHFGIGYAPTSHLTLGFIKQNQFSMAEAVELGVAGESEGREYARFIERITFPIHAPNGAIVGFGGRTITGHQAKYVNSPQTKLFNKSRLLYAYNHARESIHKRKEMIVTEGYLDVIMLHQAGFTQAVATLGTALTSEHLPLLRKGEPRVIMAYDGDAAGRNAALKASKLLSAAGFDGGVVLFEGGRDPADMVKEGRVEELGTMFRQPRPFIDFVLETTLGQYDLANPRAKEQALAETTAYLKTLSPLMQEEYKRHLAARMGISPGLVRVGSQPVRTAAPTAPVTAPSAHRDLWELSLIKTVLERPGVVDALLDFISPQMLRFHAREFATALQGDSSTPELIHIVMDEAVPVFPDDETLKSELLIFLRKYYEHRRQAVMRDPSIPSDKKYFLNRQILGKIAKLKKGELVGIDA; via the coding sequence ATGATTTCCCAGGACTCCATCGACGGGCTCAAATCCCGGATCGACATCGTCGACGTCATCGGTAACTATGTCGAACTGAAGAAAGCCGGCGTCAACTACAAGGGGCTCTGTCCCTTCCACGACGAAAAGAGTCCGAGCTTCTCCGTGAGCCCCTCCAAACAGTTCTACCACTGTTTCGGCTGCCAGGCGAGTGGGGACGCCATCAAGTTCGTTATGGAGTACGAAAAGCTCACCTACCCCGAGGCGATCGAGAAGCTCGCCGGCCAGTACAACTACAGTCTCGCCTACACCCAGGGAGAGCCGCGCCAGCAGCGCTCCCAGCTGATGGAGAAGCTCAACGACTGGTACCGCAGCCTGCTGGACAAGACGCCCACGGCGATACAGTACCTGCGTGATCGCGGCATCTATGAGTCGAGCATCGAGCACTTCGGCATCGGCTATGCCCCCACGTCGCACTTGACCCTGGGCTTCATCAAGCAGAACCAGTTCTCCATGGCCGAAGCAGTCGAGCTGGGGGTCGCGGGCGAAAGTGAGGGGCGCGAATACGCTCGCTTCATCGAGCGCATCACCTTTCCCATCCATGCCCCCAACGGCGCCATCGTCGGCTTCGGCGGCCGTACCATCACCGGCCACCAGGCCAAGTACGTCAACTCCCCGCAGACGAAACTCTTCAACAAGTCCCGTCTACTCTACGCCTACAACCACGCCAGGGAGAGCATCCACAAACGCAAGGAGATGATCGTCACCGAGGGGTACCTCGACGTCATCATGCTGCACCAGGCCGGCTTCACCCAGGCCGTGGCAACCCTGGGGACGGCGCTGACCAGCGAGCACCTCCCGCTCCTGCGCAAAGGCGAACCGCGCGTCATCATGGCCTACGACGGAGACGCGGCGGGGCGCAATGCGGCCCTCAAGGCCTCGAAACTGCTCAGCGCCGCGGGCTTTGACGGCGGCGTCGTTCTTTTCGAAGGGGGACGCGACCCGGCGGACATGGTCAAAGAGGGGCGCGTCGAGGAGCTCGGCACGATGTTCCGGCAGCCCCGCCCCTTTATCGATTTCGTGCTGGAGACGACGCTGGGGCAGTACGACCTGGCCAACCCCCGCGCGAAGGAGCAGGCCCTCGCGGAGACGACCGCCTACCTCAAAACCCTCTCCCCGCTGATGCAGGAGGAGTACAAGCGCCACCTCGCCGCGCGCATGGGCATCTCGCCCGGGCTGGTGCGGGTCGGAAGCCAGCCGGTACGAACAGCAGCGCCCACGGCCCCCGTCACGGCACCCTCAGCCCACCGCGACCTCTGGGAGCTCTCCCTTATCAAAACGGTGCTGGAACGCCCCGGCGTCGTCGACGCGCTGCTGGATTTCATCTCGCCGCAGATGCTGCGTTTTCACGCCCGGGAATTCGCCACGGCCCTGCAGGGCGACAGCAGCACCCCGGAACTTATTCACATCGTCATGGACGAAGCCGTCCCCGTTTTCCCCGACGACGAAACCCTCAAGAGCGAACTGCTGATCTTTCTGCGCAAATATTATGAACATCGCCGCCAGGCGGTGATGCGCGATCCTTCCATCCCCAGCGATAAGAAATACTTCTTAAATCGTCAGATTCTCGGTAAAATTGCGAAACTCAAAAAAGGTGAACTGGTGGGAATAGACGCCTAG
- the rpsU gene encoding 30S ribosomal protein S21, which produces MPGIVLRQDDNFDAAYRRFKKQTDRNLVVTEARARRFHETATEKLKKEKIAARKKMLKRLYMMRRYESRL; this is translated from the coding sequence ATGCCAGGTATCGTTCTTCGTCAAGATGACAACTTCGATGCTGCGTACCGTCGCTTCAAAAAGCAGACTGACCGTAACCTCGTCGTTACGGAAGCGCGCGCCCGCCGTTTCCACGAAACAGCGACCGAAAAGCTGAAAAAAGAGAAAATTGCTGCACGCAAGAAAATGCTCAAACGTCTGTATATGATGCGCCGTTACGAGTCACGCCTCTAA
- a CDS encoding ferritin family protein, protein MKQYETYKCSVCGNEVEVQHVGGGTLTCCGQEMECVTENLTAVNLMKAYAGESMARNKYDLFADIAREEGWHAIERHFREAALNEMWHARAEYKAYHKMMEGQEVEATMKNLETGMEGEHYEHTEMYPNFAAIAEEEGHKALARLFNAIAKVEVEHEREYAALKQAMIDDGFFASADEEIWVCEVCGHIHRGKKPPKACPLCGVPQEYFKREHLY, encoded by the coding sequence ATGAAACAGTATGAGACCTACAAATGCAGCGTTTGCGGGAACGAAGTGGAAGTACAGCATGTCGGCGGGGGCACCCTGACCTGCTGCGGCCAGGAGATGGAGTGTGTCACCGAGAACCTGACAGCCGTCAACCTGATGAAGGCCTATGCCGGCGAATCGATGGCGCGCAACAAGTACGACCTCTTTGCCGACATCGCCCGCGAAGAGGGGTGGCATGCGATCGAGCGCCACTTCCGCGAAGCGGCACTCAACGAGATGTGGCATGCCCGGGCCGAGTACAAGGCCTATCACAAGATGATGGAGGGGCAGGAGGTCGAAGCGACGATGAAGAACCTCGAGACGGGGATGGAAGGGGAACACTACGAACACACGGAGATGTACCCCAACTTCGCCGCGATCGCCGAGGAGGAGGGGCACAAGGCCCTTGCCCGGCTCTTCAACGCCATCGCCAAGGTCGAGGTCGAGCACGAACGCGAATACGCCGCGCTGAAACAAGCGATGATCGACGACGGCTTTTTTGCGAGCGCGGACGAGGAGATCTGGGTCTGCGAGGTGTGCGGCCACATCCACCGCGGCAAGAAGCCGCCCAAGGCCTGTCCGCTTTGCGGGGTGCCGCAGGAGTATTTCAAGCGTGAACATCTGTACTGA
- a CDS encoding HlyD family efflux transporter periplasmic adaptor subunit: MRKSLMILLAALPLVAGSYKAKVEPYDAHTVSTEVSGRIVKLDQRDELKTLNKVVIEIDHALDDIQLANDRRKLQLLQEQIAVKQAQYDSIKDLASQNRFTKDQYKTELLALKMQAEDLQSVIAQLEDTIAKKRIALRGQYLKTLYVRQGEYVAPGTKLMKVEDHGGGRLVLYIDAADRAILDGAKVTVEGSSGWKIEKAATSTDETYVSYYRVDLVKRGNVPLGGVVSVTIEKP, translated from the coding sequence ATGAGAAAAAGTTTAATGATACTGCTGGCGGCGCTGCCGCTGGTAGCGGGAAGTTACAAGGCGAAAGTGGAGCCCTATGACGCGCACACGGTGAGCACGGAGGTTTCGGGGCGCATCGTCAAGCTCGACCAGCGCGACGAGCTCAAGACCCTCAACAAGGTCGTGATCGAGATCGACCATGCGCTTGACGATATCCAGCTGGCAAACGACCGCCGGAAACTGCAGCTGCTGCAGGAACAGATCGCCGTCAAGCAGGCGCAGTACGACAGTATCAAGGATCTTGCGAGCCAGAACCGCTTTACGAAGGACCAGTACAAGACGGAGCTGCTTGCGCTGAAGATGCAGGCGGAAGACCTGCAGAGCGTCATTGCCCAGCTGGAGGATACGATCGCCAAAAAGCGCATTGCGCTCCGCGGGCAGTACCTGAAGACTCTCTATGTGCGCCAGGGCGAATACGTTGCCCCGGGCACGAAGCTGATGAAGGTCGAGGACCACGGCGGGGGGAGGCTGGTACTCTACATCGACGCGGCGGACCGTGCGATCCTGGACGGGGCGAAGGTTACGGTCGAGGGGAGCAGCGGCTGGAAGATCGAAAAAGCGGCGACGAGCACGGATGAAACCTACGTCTCCTACTACCGCGTCGATCTCGTCAAGCGCGGCAATGTGCCGCTGGGCGGCGTTGTTTCCGTCACCATCGAGAAGCCCTGA